The Synechococcus sp. WH 8101 sequence GATGGGCCAGGGCCAGGAGGAGAAAGCCCTGAGCACCTGCCGGCTGCTCACCCGCTGCAAAGACAGCGAGATGCGCAACCGCGCCCGCCAACTGCTCACGGTGCTGGAGGCGCCCAGCCTGCAGAGACCGGCCCGCTGGTCGATGCAACTGCCGACACTGGCGATCGATCCGCAGCTGGGGGCACCGCCTAAGTCAGCACGCCGCCGTCGTCGTCAGGTCCCGGCCGCTCCACCGCCGCCGCCCACAGGGCCAACCCAGGCAGCAGCTCCGGGCTTTGCTGTGGTGGTGCTGGCCGTGCTGCTTGGGCTCACCCTGCTGTTGGGGGGCTGCGGACGCCTGACCACAGACATCCACCTCCCCGGACCCGACCGGATTCAACTGGGCTGGAGCACCGCCAGTGACAGCGACCAGCTGCTTCCCTGGCAGGAACGGCTGGCGTCCAGTCTCGACGCCACAGGGGATGACTGGACCCTGCACAGCAGCGGACACGGGCACCAGCAGTTTGCAAGCCGCACCCTGCGGGGGCAGGAGGCTGGAGCGCTCTGGCAGCGCAGCGTGGCGGTCGCCGCAGCAGCGGCCGGACTGCGCCTCCCCCCACCGCAACTCAACCTGCAGGAACGCAACTGGTTCCTGGGGGTACAACAACGGCTGGAGCTCAGCGTTGATCTGAGCCCGCTTCAGGACTTACCCCTGCCTGCCCTGGATGTGCGCATCGAACCGGCGCCCTCACCCCGGGCCCAGCACGGTGCACCGAACCCAGCGGAGCGCCAGGGCAACACCCTGATCTGGCCCCTGGAAGCGGGCCGGATCAACCAGCTGTCGATGCACCTCTGGCGCTGGAATCCTCTGGGAATCGGCAGTTTGGCCGTGGTGGTGCTGCTGCTGATCAGCCTGCTGTTGCAGCGGCTGAGACTGACCATGGGATTCGGTTATCCGGAACTCCCCTCGTGATTCAGAGGGCGAGCGGGTCAGGATCGACCGCCAGAGCCACATCCGCGGGCAAGGTCTCCCAGAGAGCCATGCCGGCTGGCAGGGGCAGGTCACTCCCCTGCGGGCCGTGGAGCAGCAGCTGCCAGCGACTGCGTCCCGCCACGCGTGCCACCGGAGCCGGCGCAGGGCCGAGCAGCTGCCAATCAGCGGCGGCGCAGAGCGGGCGCAACCGTTCCGCCAGAACGCTGGCGGCGGTAGCGGTGCCCGAAGCCGAGGGCCCCGACAAGCGCAGCAGGCAAGCCCGACTGAAAGGCACCAGGCCCGCCTGCTGCCGCACGGTCCTCTCCTCTTCAAGAAAGCGCTCATAGCGTCCATCCACCAGATGGCGGATGACGGGATGGTCGGGGGAGTAGGTCTGCACCAGCACCTGACCGGGTTTTTCGCCGCGGCCAGCCCGGCCGGCCAGTTGCAGCAGCAGTTGCAGGGCCTGCTCTCCGGCTCGCAGATCGGGGCGATGCAGCAAACCATCCGCAGCGAGCACCGCAGCAAGGGTGACCCGGGGCAGGTCCATCCCCTTCGCCAGCATCTGGGTTCCCACCAACACATCCGCCTCACCGGCGGCGAACTGCTCCAGCAGACGGCGATGGCCGTCGCGCCCACCGGTGGTGTCGCGATCGAAGCGCAGCAGACGCAGCCCCTCCAGCTCCTGGGACAGCTGCTCCAGAACCCGCTGGGTGCCAGCCCCGAAAGGCTTGAAGGCGAGGGACCCGCAATGGCGACAGGACGCCTCCACCTCGGCGCGATGATCACACCAGTGACAACGGAGCCACTGCCGCCCGGGCTGGCTGCCATGCACCGTGAGGGCCACATCGCAGTGCGGACACTGCACCACCTCGCCACAGCTACGGCAACTGAGAAAGCTGCTGTAGCCCCGTCGCGGCACCAGAACCACGGCCTGCTCCCCCCGCTCCGGCAGCACCGCCAGACGATCCATCAGTGCACGACTGATCAAGCGGCGATGGCCGTCCTGCAGTTCTGCCCGCATGTCGATCACATGCACCGGTGGCAGGGGTTGGCTGGAGATGCGCCGGCTGAGGCGCGCCAGGGCCAGTGGACCGGCGGGCGATAGCTGCATCCAGGTTTCCAGGGAGGGGGTGGCGCTGCCGAGAAGCAGCTTTCCCCCCAGATGTCGCACGCGTTCCAGGGCCACATCCCTCGCGTGGTAGCAGGGCATGGGCGACTCCTGCTTGTAGGAACTGTCGTGCTCCTCATCCAGCACGATCAACCCGAGCGGTTCCAGGGGAAGAAACACCGCGGAGCGGGTTCCCACCACCACAAGCGGCGTCTCCGCCTCGAGGCTGCGGCGCCAGGTGAGCACCCGCTCCCGCTCCCTGCAACCGCTGTGATATTCGAGCACCTGGCTGCCGAAGCGACGCCGACAGCGATCCACCAGCTGGGGAATCAGGCCGATTTCTGGAGTGAGCAGGAGCACGTGGCGGCCGGCGGCCAATTCACGGGCCGCCAGCTGCAGATACACCTCGGTCTTGCCGGAACCGGTCACCCCCCACAGCAGCATCCCCCCGCCTGAGGGCTGCTGGGCAAAGGCTTCGAGAACCTGCTGCTGTTCGTCGGTGAGGGTTCGGCCCCCAGCATCCGACGCCACGGGAGTGATCTCAAGCGCAGGAGCCTGACGCCGCTCGCGCCGCGCCAGGCCACGGCGCACCAGGGCCTGAATCAGATGGGGGCCGAATCCATCGGCCTGCAGCTGCCGCTGCCAGGTGCCGCCGCACTGCATCAGGGCCGCATGAAGCGCCGCCTGGCGTGGGGGCAACGCCGTCTCACCCTGAGCACGCGTGTCGGCATCAACGGGCTGAAGCAAGGGCTCCACCCACCAGAGCTCACGGGCGGCGCTGGGCCCTGCCGCGCGCTGCCCAAGCCAGCCAGGCGGCAGGGCCGCCTTGAGCATGCGAAACGAACTGGTGTGACACCGCACCGCCATGGCATCCAGCCATTGGCGCCAGCGGGGCTCCACAGCAGCGCGCTGCAGCAACGCCTCCACCGGTTGCAACGCCGGAGGCGGCGGATCCCCAGGCGACAACAGCAATGAATCAGAGGGGCGGCAGGCGATCACCAGTCCCTGCAGAGGCCGACCCCGCAGGGACACCCGCACGAGATCACCGAGACCAACACCCAGCCCCCGGGAGTCGCTGTAGGTGAAGCTGCGGCCGTCGCGTCCCGCTTCCAACCAGACATCAACCTCAGTCATGGTCGGTGTTTGGAGCACTCACCGGCTGAATGGGGTTGCGGACGCTACAAGTATTTCTTAAGATAAAGATGTTGGACAGCCATGAGCTGTTGTCGGAACCGCGCAGAGTTCCGTCCAGAGGGAAGACACGAAGCTCGAGCCACAGGAGTTCTCTCCAGCATGGCCGACCGGTCTGAGAAAGCCCCTGACAGCCCTGCACCGGTCCCCGGCCCACTCCCCCCTTGTTGATTCAGACACGTTTGGCTGCCATCAGGTCCTGATGACGGCCTGATCGCTCTCCCGTCGATGGGTCATGCACGCATGCCCGTTCGGTGATGTCTTGTCTTGATGCCCGCCCAACCCCTCCTTTTGCCATGAGCCCTGCTGCGACGAAATCCGCTGCGGCCAAACCCGCCATCGTGATGATGGCCGATGCCAACGGAAAGCCCAAAACGGTCAAGGCAGCGGAGAAAAAGCCCGCAGCAACGAAGGGGAAGGCCGCTGCCAAGTCGACGGCCAAATCCAGCCGCAGTCGCTCAACAGGCCTCAAGCCTGGTGACAATCTGAATGCTGCCGCCGATGCCCTGCTCGCCGCGGCCGAGCAGGAATCCACCAGCAAGGCCTCCGGCAAAACAACAAGCGCGAAGACCGCCTCAACCAAAACGGCCAGCACCAAGGCCACCGCTACCAAAGCAACCAAAAGCAAAGCTGCTGAAGCCAAAACGGCCAGCACCAAAGAGGTTGCGGCCAACGCGGCCACAGCCAAGCCTGAAACGACGGCAGCAGCCGAAAAGGATGCCAAAGCCAAAGCCTTGGCCAGCATCAAAATCGGTCCGAAAGGGGTCTACACCGAAGATTCGATCCGGGTCTATCTCCAGGAGATCGGCCGCATCCGCCTGCTTCGTCCAGACGAAGAGATCGAACTGGCCCGCAAAATCGCCGATCTGCTTCTCCTCGAAGAACTGGCCGCTCAGTTCGAGAGTGACAACGGCCGCGAACCCGATACGAAGGAATGGGCTGCCCTGGTGGAGATGCCGGTGATCAAGTTCCGCCGTCGTCTGATGCTTGGCCGACGAGCCAAGGAAAAAATGGTGCAGTCCAACCTGCGCCTGGTGGTGTCGATTGCCAAGAAATACATGAATCGGGGCCTGAGCTTCCAGGATCTGATCCAGGAAGGCAGCCTGGGCCTGATTCGCGCCGCCGAGAAGTTCGATCACGAAAAGGGCTACAAGTTCTCGACATACGCCACCTGGTGGATCCGTCAGGCGATCACCCGCGCCATCGCCGACCAGTCCCGCACCATCCGTCTGCCGGTGCACCTTTACGAGACCATCTCACGGATCAAGAAAACCACCAAGGTGCTCAGCCAGGAATTCGGTCGCAAGCCCACCGAGGAGGAGATCGCCGAATCGATGGAGATGACCATCGAAAAGCTGCGCTTCATCGCCAAGAGCGCCCAGCTGCCGATCTCCCTTGAAACGCCGATCGGCAAAGAAGAGGATTCCCGGCTGGGCGACTTCATCGAAGCCGACATCGAGAATCCCGAGCAGGATGTGGCCAAGAACCTCCTGCGTGAAGACCTCGAAGGCGTGCTGGCGACCCTGAGTCCGCGCGAACGCGACGTGCTGCGTCTGCGCTACGGCCTTGATGACGGCCGCATGAAAACACTCGAGGAGATCGGCCAGATCTTCGATGTGACGAGGGAGCGCATCCGTCAGATCGAGGCAAAGGCGCTACGCAAACTGCGTCACCCCAACCGCAACGGCGTGCTCAAGGAATACATCAAGTGATCACCGGCTGGTGATCGGCTCGGTCTGGAGGGATCAGCCCCCCTCCAGACTTTCGGTGAATTCCTCGAAAGCCCGCTTCAGGCGTTCCACGGGGGTCTCCTCCGGCGGACATTCCTGATTGGTTCGGATCGTGTAGGCATGCAGAAGCCTGGGCTCCGGATTGAGCACGGAAGCCACTGCGGCTTTGAAAAGCACCAGATTCTCCTGGGTGGAGAGTCCGGCCAGAAAAGGCGACAGGATCCAACCGCTACCGGGCTGGGCGGAATCGGAAGGATGTTTTTCCTTCACAAGCAGAGGACGCAGGAGCTGGTAAGCCCGTTCACCGTCTCGATCACTGGTCTGCCGCAGACGGGCGATCAACAGCTGACCGCTTGTGAGCAGCACCAGCCGAATTGTGCCTTCGGCCAATAAAGGCAGAAAGGGCTTCTCGGCATGGGCCGGAACTCCGCTGGCAGAATTCGCTGGCACGCCTCCACCCGAATTGGCGTCATGGCGAACGCCATTGACCACGGGTCCGGGCATGACGAGATCTCAACTGTCTCGAATCGTAAAGCGAGCCGCCGCTCCGAGGTGATGGTCATTCGACTGCGTAATCTGGGCGGCTGCAATCCCCAGGCCATGGCCCTCGAGCATCTGCGCATCGCCTCCCGCCGCAGCCAGCTGGCCATGGTGCAGACCAACTGGGTGAAGGCTGAGCTGGAACAGGCCCATCCAGGTCTGCCCATTTCGGTGGAAGCGATGGCCACCCAGGGCGACAAGATTCTGGATGTGGCCCTGGCCAAAATCGGTGATAAGGGCCTGTTCACCAAGGAACTGGAGGCCCAGATGCTGGTGGGGCGGGCCGAGATCGCCGTCCACTCCCTCAAGGATCTGCCCACCAACCTTCCCGAAGGCCTGATGCTGGGCTGCATCACCGAACGGGAAGATCCGGCGGACGCCCTCGTGGTGAATGCCAAGAATGCCGAGCACAAGCTGGAGACCCTGCCGGAAGGCGCCGTGGTGGGCACCAGCTCCCTGCGCCGGCTGGCCCAGCTGCGCCACCACTACCCGCACCTTGAGTTCAAGGATGTGCGTGGCAACGTGATCACACGCCTGGAAAAACTCGATGCCGGCGACTACGACTGCCTGATCCTGGCTGCAGCCGGACTCACCCGTCTGGGATTCGCTGATCGGATTCACCAGATCATCCCCAGTCATATTTCCCTGCATGCCGTCGGTCAGGGCGCTCTCGGGATTGAGTGCGTGGAAGGGCAGCCCGAAGTACTGGAGTTGATCAAGGTGCTCGAGCATGGTCCCACCGCCAGCCGCTGCCTCGCCGAGCGGGCGTTTCTCCGGGAGCTGGAGGGCGGCTGTCAGGTGCCGATTGGCGTCAACACCCGCATCGAAGCCAACGAACTGGTGCTCACCGGCATGGTGGCCAGCCTCGATGGCAAGCGCCTGATCCGGGATGAACGCCGCGGCACAGTCGACAAAGCCGAGGCAATCGGACAACTGTTAGCCGCTGACTTGAAAAGTCAGGGGGCAGGCGACATTCTTCAGGAAATTTTTGCGGCGGTCCGTCCAGAAGCCTGAAACCATGTCTCTCTTGCACACCGCCGTCGGCATCTTCACCATCTCCAACCCGATCGGCAACCTGCCGATCTACCTGTCCTTCACCGACGGGAACAAGCGCAAGGATCGGGCGATCGCCCGTAGCAGCGCCTTCACGTTTTTGATTGCCCTGTTGCTGGCCACCTGGCTGGGCGACGCCCTGCTTGGTTTCTTTGGCATCGGCCGACCGGCCTTCCAGGTGGCCGGCGGCTTGATCGTGGTGCTGATCGGTCTGTCGATGCTGCGCTCAGAGCCCTCCAAGGTGCATCACGATCCCGATTCGGTGGAGCGAGATCAGGATTCAGCCGTGAAGGGCATTGTTCCCCTCGGGATCCCTCTGCTGGCTGGCCCTGGCACCCTCACTGTGGTGATCGCCGATCCGGCCGCCGCCAGCATGGGCGGCAAGCTCGGCCTCAGCCTGGTGGTGCTTCTTCTCACCGTGGTGGTGTATGTGATCTTCGATGCCGGTGAGATGCTGTCTTCCAAGATCAGCGCATCCGCGTTGCAAGTGCTCACCAAAATCATGGGCCTGCTACTCACGGCCATCGCTGTGCAGATGCTCTTCAGTGGTCTGAGCGCCGGCTTCCCTGTGCTGATGCAGCACATGGCCACCTCCTGATCAATGGGCACAGGCTGATCTTGGGCTCAGCGGGTGATCACCACCGGCGTGCCCACCTCCACCAGGTCGTAGAGCTTTTGCACATGCGCGTTCAGCATGCGCACACAGCCATTCGAGACGGCCGCACGAATCTTCACCCAATGGGGCCAGGGAGTGCCATGAATGCCGAACTGGTTCTGCCCCTGTTGCAGGAAACCGATCCAGCGATGACCCAGGGGAGCCTTGGGTCCTGTGACCGGATGCACCTTGCCTGACTTCGTGCTCTGATACTGCGGGTTCTTTCGCATGTTCTCCACCTGAAAGACTCCGGCGGGGGTAGGCGTTTTGGGATCGCCGATGGCCACCGGCCAGGGCCCGAAGCGCTGACCATCGCGCAGCACGCTGATGCGACGCTGACGCAGATCGAGATGGATCTGCGTGGTGGGAGCGGCTGGGAGCACCGCCAGAGGACCGGGCACCGAAGCGGGGCGAGCCCGTGATTCCATCGGCATGGCCACTGGGATGGCCAGGGCAACGGAAAGACCAGCGAGGGCCGGCCAGGAAAGAGGCACAGAGCGCGTGGACATGAGATCGTCAAGACCCTTTGGTCTCAAACTAAACATCGCCCAGCAAAAAAGCAGCCCTGTCGTCGCAGGGCATGAAAAAGGCGGGGTTGCCCCCGCCCGGATCGACCTCAGACCGGGTTCAGGACTCAGTCGACCAGCTTGGGTTCGATCTCAGCTATGTAGCGAGCTTCGCAGCTCTTGATGATCTCCACAGCCTTCTCGGTGCCGAAGAAGCCGTTGACACTGCAGGTACCGGGCTTCTTGAGGTCCTTGTAGTGCTCCCAGTAGTAGGTGGTTTCCTTCTTCCAGTGCTCACCGAGATCTTCAAAGCTCTTGATGTGATCCATGCGCTTGTCGTCAGCCAACACGGCGATCACCTTGTCGTCCACCTCACCGCCGTCATCGAAGGTCATGATGCCGATGATGCGAGCCTCCACCACGGAGCCCGGGATGAGGGGCTCGGTCACGTTGACAATTTCGATATCGAGCGGATCGCCGTCCTCATCCCAGGTGCGGGGAATGCAGCCGTAGGCAAAGGGGTAAGCCAGAGAGGAGTAGCCAACACGGTCCAGCTTCAGGTGACCGGTCTCGGTGATCAGCTCATATTTGTTGATCGTGTTGGAGTTCAGCTCCACGATCGTGTTCAGCCGCAGCTCCGCCTCATCGGCGAAGGCCGGCAGCACATGCAGCAGGTTGGGCATGCTGCGGCTCGGGGCCTGGTCAAGGTTGGCCATGGACAGGGTGGTTCGGCGCGGCGCATCCTACGAGCCACAGATCGCTGCATACAGCCGATCGACATCGGGCTGCAGAGATCAGTTCACCACCTGCAGCCGCCGAACCCCAGCCTTGTTGATCCAAGCGGCCACAGCGTCGGTGTCGGCTTTGTTGGGCAGACAGATGCAGCCGCTGCCCGGCAAGCAGGTGTGAATCCCGAGGGCGCTGCGGGTTGTGGAGAAGCGAGGGCTGAGATCAATCCACCAGGAACCATCCCAACGCTCCGGCCGGCCGACGTTGTAGCTGCCCACCGGTAGCGGCGCGCCGTTGCCAGGCGACCAGCGCCGATCCGATGCCTGGGCCCTGCGGGTGCCGCTCACCGCTGGCCAACTGGCCAATGTCTTGCCGCCTCGCCGCAACTGCAACACCCAGCGCCGGTCACCGGACGGGAGTGTGCCCTTGGCCTTCTGAAACACCAGCGTGGCTGGCGAAGCCTCAACTGCAAGCAGAAGCGGTGGTGGGGGTGGTGGCAACCAAGCCATGCGGACATCAACCCGTAGGACGCATCTCGCGAATCACTGCATCGATGCAGTGGGGACGATTGCGAATGTAGGCGTTGAACTCAATGGCAAGCAAACGCGCCTCGAAAGCATCACTTGCATAGAAGCAGGCTTCCAATTTCTG is a genomic window containing:
- the priA gene encoding primosomal protein N', translating into MTEVDVWLEAGRDGRSFTYSDSRGLGVGLGDLVRVSLRGRPLQGLVIACRPSDSLLLSPGDPPPPALQPVEALLQRAAVEPRWRQWLDAMAVRCHTSSFRMLKAALPPGWLGQRAAGPSAARELWWVEPLLQPVDADTRAQGETALPPRQAALHAALMQCGGTWQRQLQADGFGPHLIQALVRRGLARRERRQAPALEITPVASDAGGRTLTDEQQQVLEAFAQQPSGGGMLLWGVTGSGKTEVYLQLAARELAAGRHVLLLTPEIGLIPQLVDRCRRRFGSQVLEYHSGCRERERVLTWRRSLEAETPLVVVGTRSAVFLPLEPLGLIVLDEEHDSSYKQESPMPCYHARDVALERVRHLGGKLLLGSATPSLETWMQLSPAGPLALARLSRRISSQPLPPVHVIDMRAELQDGHRRLISRALMDRLAVLPERGEQAVVLVPRRGYSSFLSCRSCGEVVQCPHCDVALTVHGSQPGRQWLRCHWCDHRAEVEASCRHCGSLAFKPFGAGTQRVLEQLSQELEGLRLLRFDRDTTGGRDGHRRLLEQFAAGEADVLVGTQMLAKGMDLPRVTLAAVLAADGLLHRPDLRAGEQALQLLLQLAGRAGRGEKPGQVLVQTYSPDHPVIRHLVDGRYERFLEEERTVRQQAGLVPFSRACLLRLSGPSASGTATAASVLAERLRPLCAAADWQLLGPAPAPVARVAGRSRWQLLLHGPQGSDLPLPAGMALWETLPADVALAVDPDPLAL
- a CDS encoding DUF6561 domain-containing protein, whose product is MPGPVVNGVRHDANSGGGVPANSASGVPAHAEKPFLPLLAEGTIRLVLLTSGQLLIARLRQTSDRDGERAYQLLRPLLVKEKHPSDSAQPGSGWILSPFLAGLSTQENLVLFKAAVASVLNPEPRLLHAYTIRTNQECPPEETPVERLKRAFEEFTESLEGG
- a CDS encoding L,D-transpeptidase, which gives rise to MSTRSVPLSWPALAGLSVALAIPVAMPMESRARPASVPGPLAVLPAAPTTQIHLDLRQRRISVLRDGQRFGPWPVAIGDPKTPTPAGVFQVENMRKNPQYQSTKSGKVHPVTGPKAPLGHRWIGFLQQGQNQFGIHGTPWPHWVKIRAAVSNGCVRMLNAHVQKLYDLVEVGTPVVITR
- a CDS encoding DUF3153 domain-containing protein, yielding MSTPTAAAEAALERGDYGQCLQLLEPLAAEHPITDPLGAHLRMLMVTAWMGQGQEEKALSTCRLLTRCKDSEMRNRARQLLTVLEAPSLQRPARWSMQLPTLAIDPQLGAPPKSARRRRRQVPAAPPPPPTGPTQAAAPGFAVVVLAVLLGLTLLLGGCGRLTTDIHLPGPDRIQLGWSTASDSDQLLPWQERLASSLDATGDDWTLHSSGHGHQQFASRTLRGQEAGALWQRSVAVAAAAAGLRLPPPQLNLQERNWFLGVQQRLELSVDLSPLQDLPLPALDVRIEPAPSPRAQHGAPNPAERQGNTLIWPLEAGRINQLSMHLWRWNPLGIGSLAVVVLLLISLLLQRLRLTMGFGYPELPS
- the rpoD gene encoding RNA polymerase sigma factor RpoD, yielding MSPAATKSAAAKPAIVMMADANGKPKTVKAAEKKPAATKGKAAAKSTAKSSRSRSTGLKPGDNLNAAADALLAAAEQESTSKASGKTTSAKTASTKTASTKATATKATKSKAAEAKTASTKEVAANAATAKPETTAAAEKDAKAKALASIKIGPKGVYTEDSIRVYLQEIGRIRLLRPDEEIELARKIADLLLLEELAAQFESDNGREPDTKEWAALVEMPVIKFRRRLMLGRRAKEKMVQSNLRLVVSIAKKYMNRGLSFQDLIQEGSLGLIRAAEKFDHEKGYKFSTYATWWIRQAITRAIADQSRTIRLPVHLYETISRIKKTTKVLSQEFGRKPTEEEIAESMEMTIEKLRFIAKSAQLPISLETPIGKEEDSRLGDFIEADIENPEQDVAKNLLREDLEGVLATLSPRERDVLRLRYGLDDGRMKTLEEIGQIFDVTRERIRQIEAKALRKLRHPNRNGVLKEYIK
- a CDS encoding MarC family protein, which gives rise to MSLLHTAVGIFTISNPIGNLPIYLSFTDGNKRKDRAIARSSAFTFLIALLLATWLGDALLGFFGIGRPAFQVAGGLIVVLIGLSMLRSEPSKVHHDPDSVERDQDSAVKGIVPLGIPLLAGPGTLTVVIADPAAASMGGKLGLSLVVLLLTVVVYVIFDAGEMLSSKISASALQVLTKIMGLLLTAIAVQMLFSGLSAGFPVLMQHMATS
- a CDS encoding L,D-transpeptidase; amino-acid sequence: MAWLPPPPPPLLLAVEASPATLVFQKAKGTLPSGDRRWVLQLRRGGKTLASWPAVSGTRRAQASDRRWSPGNGAPLPVGSYNVGRPERWDGSWWIDLSPRFSTTRSALGIHTCLPGSGCICLPNKADTDAVAAWINKAGVRRLQVVN
- a CDS encoding inorganic diphosphatase gives rise to the protein MANLDQAPSRSMPNLLHVLPAFADEAELRLNTIVELNSNTINKYELITETGHLKLDRVGYSSLAYPFAYGCIPRTWDEDGDPLDIEIVNVTEPLIPGSVVEARIIGIMTFDDGGEVDDKVIAVLADDKRMDHIKSFEDLGEHWKKETTYYWEHYKDLKKPGTCSVNGFFGTEKAVEIIKSCEARYIAEIEPKLVD
- the hemC gene encoding hydroxymethylbilane synthase; translation: MALEHLRIASRRSQLAMVQTNWVKAELEQAHPGLPISVEAMATQGDKILDVALAKIGDKGLFTKELEAQMLVGRAEIAVHSLKDLPTNLPEGLMLGCITEREDPADALVVNAKNAEHKLETLPEGAVVGTSSLRRLAQLRHHYPHLEFKDVRGNVITRLEKLDAGDYDCLILAAAGLTRLGFADRIHQIIPSHISLHAVGQGALGIECVEGQPEVLELIKVLEHGPTASRCLAERAFLRELEGGCQVPIGVNTRIEANELVLTGMVASLDGKRLIRDERRGTVDKAEAIGQLLAADLKSQGAGDILQEIFAAVRPEA